One window from the genome of Acidihalobacter ferrooxydans encodes:
- a CDS encoding EAL domain-containing protein, with amino-acid sequence MSQHPADKLSLTQLLVALIRGAERLPMPVLVKDDSLRWRYANRAACEAFGIPRTGYQQRSDFDLLDSELAARMTEGARAALGTRGVTESIEHIGERSLRIFRYPLCVGSRPVGLVTVAQEITDLEETRIAFERQRDFYMALSDVNQSIIRAEADQAAVDVYDTVCDVIVQRTSALMAVIARVDYRRGIATFVQQREKSTALPTLRGMEISLDPTHPRGAGPTARAIREKRIVVVNDVEQDPGMAPWRNLHRAHGVKSAIALPVTVDGQQELALIVYAGARGFFSPELINLLREMVDDIGFALRYQRQGERLRHMALMDPPTGLPNRAHFFECVDRIVRAPKAGACALILLDVNDFKFYNNLFGHETGDSLLALTANRVAGLGDDAGVVGRLGSNEFGLFFPYDGDFDPAAQSRRVLGALGTPCDVGWGSPITLSVAGGYALCPLHGVNADALMRRASMALRAVKQEGGHQLRSYVPELEEKLDHRREVHAEIEQALDEGRIEPWFQPQVDLLTGEVVGLEALARLRTVDGRVIAPGWFIDVIEADATLIRRLGLAMLNGVGIRLPQLDAIGLKVPVAVNIGARHLLAPGFQADFEGLLARHPQLTGRIEIEITEAQSLHDLPRAKDVLQRVREHGVGVALDDFGTGYSSVANMRNLPLTLVKLDQDFVRDLPASVEDQAIVSSVVVAARGLGMRLVAEGVETDEHAELLGALGVTLVQGYAISRPLPLAELGRWVSDWQQPANWCSWARPISPQGDALQYLGAWFGLRRWLARPDLGEPQSVSLFRAHLHEASSPDCAPPLSEFRRLFADLSARIADAVATRGTEGVHRREQLLAEVEAMGRMMRRAAGRNSLVG; translated from the coding sequence ATGTCGCAACACCCCGCCGATAAACTGTCACTTACGCAACTTCTGGTTGCGCTGATTCGCGGTGCGGAACGCTTACCCATGCCGGTTCTGGTCAAGGATGACAGCCTGCGCTGGCGCTATGCGAATCGGGCGGCATGCGAGGCGTTTGGCATACCGCGGACAGGTTATCAACAGCGCAGCGATTTCGATCTGCTCGATTCCGAACTGGCGGCGCGGATGACCGAAGGCGCCCGCGCCGCGCTGGGTACGCGGGGCGTGACGGAATCGATCGAGCACATCGGCGAGCGCAGCCTGCGCATCTTCCGTTACCCGCTGTGTGTTGGCAGCCGGCCGGTCGGTCTGGTGACTGTCGCCCAGGAGATCACCGACCTGGAAGAGACGCGCATCGCCTTCGAACGTCAGCGCGATTTCTACATGGCGCTGTCCGATGTCAATCAGTCGATCATTCGCGCAGAAGCGGACCAGGCGGCCGTGGATGTCTACGACACCGTCTGCGACGTTATCGTGCAGCGCACGTCGGCGTTAATGGCGGTCATTGCCCGCGTCGATTATCGGCGCGGTATCGCCACGTTCGTCCAGCAGCGCGAAAAATCTACGGCTTTGCCAACGCTGCGCGGGATGGAAATTTCCCTGGACCCGACGCATCCACGCGGCGCCGGGCCGACGGCGCGCGCGATCCGCGAGAAGCGAATCGTGGTGGTCAACGATGTCGAACAGGACCCCGGCATGGCACCGTGGCGCAATCTTCATCGCGCGCACGGCGTGAAGTCCGCGATTGCGCTGCCGGTCACAGTGGATGGGCAGCAGGAACTGGCGCTGATCGTATATGCCGGCGCGCGCGGATTTTTCAGCCCCGAACTGATCAACCTGCTGCGTGAGATGGTGGACGACATCGGCTTCGCGCTGCGCTATCAACGCCAGGGCGAACGCCTGCGGCACATGGCATTGATGGACCCGCCGACCGGCCTGCCCAATCGCGCGCATTTTTTCGAGTGCGTGGATCGGATCGTGCGCGCCCCGAAGGCCGGGGCTTGCGCATTGATCCTGTTGGATGTCAATGATTTCAAGTTTTATAACAACCTGTTTGGCCACGAAACCGGTGACAGTCTGCTGGCGCTGACGGCCAATCGGGTCGCTGGGCTGGGAGACGACGCAGGCGTGGTCGGCCGCCTGGGGTCGAATGAGTTCGGACTGTTTTTCCCATACGACGGTGACTTCGATCCGGCGGCACAGTCGCGCCGCGTGCTCGGCGCGCTCGGTACGCCGTGCGACGTGGGCTGGGGTTCGCCGATCACGTTGAGCGTGGCGGGTGGTTATGCGCTATGCCCGCTACACGGTGTCAACGCCGACGCGCTGATGCGCCGTGCGAGCATGGCGTTGCGCGCCGTCAAGCAGGAAGGCGGCCATCAGCTGCGCAGTTATGTGCCGGAACTGGAAGAGAAACTGGATCACCGGCGCGAAGTACACGCGGAAATCGAACAGGCTCTTGACGAGGGGCGGATCGAACCCTGGTTTCAGCCGCAGGTCGATCTGCTGACCGGCGAGGTCGTCGGGCTGGAGGCCCTGGCGCGGCTGCGCACGGTAGACGGCCGCGTGATCGCGCCGGGCTGGTTCATCGATGTGATCGAGGCCGATGCGACGCTGATCCGCCGTCTGGGCTTGGCGATGCTTAACGGCGTCGGTATCCGCCTGCCGCAGCTCGACGCGATCGGGCTGAAGGTGCCCGTCGCCGTCAACATCGGCGCGCGTCATCTGCTGGCGCCAGGGTTCCAGGCCGATTTTGAGGGTCTGCTGGCGCGTCACCCGCAGTTGACTGGCCGGATCGAGATTGAAATTACCGAGGCGCAGAGCCTGCACGATCTGCCGCGCGCGAAGGATGTCTTGCAGCGGGTGCGCGAGCACGGCGTAGGCGTGGCGCTGGATGATTTCGGCACCGGTTATTCGTCCGTGGCGAATATGCGCAATCTGCCGTTGACTCTGGTCAAGCTCGACCAGGATTTTGTGCGAGACCTGCCGGCTTCGGTGGAGGATCAGGCCATCGTCAGCTCGGTCGTGGTCGCGGCCCGGGGGCTTGGCATGCGTCTGGTCGCGGAAGGCGTGGAGACGGACGAGCACGCCGAACTGCTGGGTGCGCTTGGCGTGACCCTGGTGCAGGGTTATGCGATCAGCCGTCCGCTGCCGCTGGCCGAACTCGGGCGCTGGGTCAGCGATTGGCAGCAGCCGGCGAATTGGTGCTCGTGGGCGCGCCCGATATCGCCGCAGGGCGATGCACTGCAATACCTGGGCGCCTGGTTCGGTTTGCGGCGCTGGCTGGCGCGCCCCGATCTCGGCGAGCCGCAATCGGTCAGTCTTTTTCGCGCACACCTGCACGAGGCTTCGAGTCCGGATTGCGCGCCGCCGCTGTCCGAGTTTCGCAGGCTGTTCGCTGATCTCAGCGCGCGGATTGCGGATGCGGTCGCCACGCGAGGCACCGAAGGCGTGCATCGGCGCGAACAGCTGCTGGCCGAAGTCGAGGCGATGGGGCGCATGATGCGACGCGCGGCCGGTCGCAACAGCCTCGTCGGCTGA
- a CDS encoding DNA-3-methyladenine glycosylase I, which yields MNATIPGPDGKPRCQWCKAAPEFFAYHDAEWGYPVGDDRRLFEKICLEGFQSGLSWCTILAKRENFRAVFHGFDFNKVALFTERDVEHLLKNAGIIRHRGKIEAVVNNARRAQEMVAREGSLAAFFWRYEPDPAQLPVPQTVTTSPESVALSKALKKLGWKFVGPTTAYAFMQAMGLINDHAEGCVIRAEVEKARSGFKRP from the coding sequence ATGAACGCAACGATACCAGGGCCGGATGGCAAGCCGCGCTGCCAATGGTGCAAAGCCGCACCGGAATTTTTCGCCTACCACGACGCCGAGTGGGGCTATCCGGTGGGCGACGACAGGCGCCTGTTCGAGAAAATCTGCCTGGAAGGATTTCAGTCGGGGCTGAGCTGGTGCACGATACTGGCCAAGCGCGAGAACTTCCGCGCGGTGTTTCACGGCTTCGATTTCAACAAGGTCGCGCTGTTCACCGAGCGCGATGTCGAACACCTGCTCAAGAATGCCGGCATCATCCGCCACCGCGGCAAGATCGAGGCGGTCGTCAACAATGCCCGACGTGCGCAGGAGATGGTTGCCAGGGAAGGTTCGCTGGCAGCGTTCTTCTGGCGCTACGAACCCGATCCGGCGCAGCTGCCCGTACCGCAGACCGTAACCACCTCGCCGGAATCCGTCGCCCTGTCCAAGGCATTGAAAAAGCTGGGCTGGAAGTTCGTCGGCCCGACGACGGCTTACGCCTTCATGCAGGCGATGGGGCTGATCAACGATCACGCCGAAGGCTGTGTGATTCGTGCGGAAGTCGAGAAGGCGCGAAGCGGATTCAAGCGGCCGTGA
- a CDS encoding SPOR domain-containing protein, producing MPRDYKKRAPAKRKKPAAKTGMPGWAWLSLGLAIGLFAGFLFYLSERPAPPTPSLTLPIQKPVVRSAEKAATPKPARPQGGGTETAKDAAPPKFDFYTLLPKLEVVVPTGKPQPAKPIQNAQPKPSAPPQKIEIPGSYMLQTGSFGTYAQANRMKASLALLGFVANISQVEVGLDTWYRVQIGPFHDLKKLNAVRDALSRHKIDSLALKISG from the coding sequence ATGCCCCGAGATTACAAGAAGCGCGCGCCGGCGAAGCGCAAAAAACCCGCTGCCAAAACCGGCATGCCCGGCTGGGCCTGGCTGAGCCTGGGTCTGGCGATCGGCCTGTTCGCCGGTTTTCTGTTCTATCTGAGCGAGCGTCCTGCACCGCCGACCCCGTCGTTGACGCTGCCGATCCAGAAGCCTGTCGTCAGGTCGGCGGAAAAGGCGGCGACGCCCAAACCAGCCCGTCCGCAGGGCGGCGGAACCGAGACCGCCAAGGACGCTGCGCCACCAAAGTTCGATTTTTACACCCTGCTGCCCAAGCTCGAAGTCGTGGTGCCGACAGGCAAGCCGCAGCCGGCCAAACCGATTCAGAACGCGCAACCGAAACCCTCCGCGCCGCCGCAGAAAATCGAAATTCCCGGCAGCTACATGCTGCAGACCGGCTCGTTCGGCACTTACGCCCAGGCCAACCGCATGAAGGCCAGCCTCGCGCTGTTGGGTTTCGTGGCGAACATTTCCCAGGTCGAGGTGGGTCTGGATACCTGGTATCGCGTACAGATCGGCCCGTTCCATGACCTCAAGAAACTCAACGCCGTGCGTGATGCGTTGAGCAGGCACAAGATCGACAGTCTGGCGCTGAAAATCAGCGGCTGA
- a CDS encoding histidine phosphatase family protein gives MSPQAGVTEVLEVDLLRHGEPVGGLRYRGDGVDDPLSETGWRQMWAAVEGAPGWVRIVSSPMRRAHAFAAALAERLGIACTTDPRLREVGMGAWEGLTREQVQAADAQAFAAYYANPVVGRPPGAESLESLCLRVNAALDDLRGDGPLLVVAHAGVMRAAIARAVEGSAAAMMRIPVPYAGMTRLRRDARGWALVGHSIG, from the coding sequence ATGAGCCCGCAGGCGGGCGTCACCGAGGTGCTGGAGGTCGATCTGCTGCGCCACGGCGAGCCGGTGGGTGGTCTGCGCTATCGTGGCGATGGGGTCGACGATCCGTTGAGCGAAACCGGCTGGCGGCAGATGTGGGCGGCGGTCGAAGGCGCGCCGGGCTGGGTCCGCATCGTAAGTTCGCCCATGCGGCGCGCGCATGCCTTTGCCGCTGCGTTGGCCGAACGGCTGGGGATTGCCTGCACCACCGATCCGCGTTTGCGCGAGGTCGGCATGGGCGCCTGGGAGGGGCTGACGCGCGAGCAGGTGCAGGCCGCCGACGCGCAGGCCTTCGCCGCCTATTACGCCAACCCGGTCGTCGGGCGTCCACCCGGCGCCGAATCGCTGGAGTCTTTGTGCCTCCGGGTCAACGCGGCGCTGGACGATCTGCGTGGTGACGGGCCGCTGCTGGTGGTGGCGCATGCGGGCGTGATGCGTGCGGCTATTGCGCGGGCGGTCGAAGGCTCGGCGGCGGCGATGATGCGAATCCCGGTGCCGTACGCGGGCATGACGCGCCTGCGGCGAGACGCACGTGGCTGGGCGCTGGTGGGGCATTCAATCGGATAA
- the argS gene encoding arginine--tRNA ligase produces the protein MKIEIQALLQSAVDALAAQGMIPADAVITAPLTRTKDASHGDFASSVALQLAKPARRKPRELAEAIVARLGSDARIARVEIAGPGFINVYLSAAARHAAIDAVLEAGAAYGRSAMGAGKRVQVEFVSANPTGPLHVGHGRGAAYGAAVADLLAAAGYDVHREYYVNDAGRQMNILAASVWLRYLQRCGVELPFPVNGYKGEYVRDYAEALFVQEGDAWASTRAEVLDGLPPDEPAGGDKEAHIDALIGRARTLLGDNRYRFVFELGLNRTLDDIRADLREFGVEYDEWYSEHTLSERGLVNKGIERLREAGHLYEHNGALWFRSTTFGDEKDRVIQRDNGQTTYFASDIAYHLDKFERGFERVIDVWGADHHGYIPRVKAALSAMDLDPARLDVLLVQFAILYRGGERVQMSTRSGSFVTLRELREEVGNDAARFFYVMRASSQHLDFDLDLAKSQSSDNPVYYIQYAYARVSSVMRQLAERGLKHDPANGAMHLERLDTAHEEALINALSRYPELIETAAQAAEPHQVAQFLRDLAQNFHTWYNAAQFIVEDADLRDARLNLCLATQQVLRNGLTLLGVSAPETM, from the coding sequence GTGAAAATCGAGATCCAGGCCCTGCTACAGTCCGCCGTCGATGCGCTTGCCGCACAGGGCATGATTCCTGCCGACGCCGTAATCACCGCGCCCCTGACCCGCACCAAGGACGCCAGCCATGGTGATTTTGCCTCCAGCGTCGCCCTGCAGCTCGCCAAGCCGGCGCGACGCAAGCCGCGCGAGCTGGCCGAGGCCATCGTCGCACGCCTCGGCAGCGATGCGCGCATCGCTCGGGTAGAGATTGCCGGACCCGGTTTCATCAATGTGTACCTGAGCGCCGCCGCGCGCCATGCTGCAATCGACGCGGTGCTGGAAGCGGGCGCGGCCTATGGCCGCAGTGCTATGGGCGCAGGCAAGCGCGTGCAGGTTGAGTTCGTTTCGGCCAACCCGACCGGTCCGCTGCACGTCGGCCACGGGCGCGGCGCGGCCTACGGCGCCGCCGTGGCCGATCTGCTCGCCGCAGCCGGTTATGACGTGCACCGCGAATATTACGTCAACGACGCCGGCCGGCAGATGAATATCCTCGCCGCCAGCGTCTGGCTGCGCTATCTGCAACGCTGCGGCGTCGAGTTGCCGTTCCCGGTCAATGGCTACAAGGGCGAGTACGTGCGCGACTACGCCGAGGCGCTGTTCGTGCAGGAAGGCGATGCCTGGGCCAGCACCCGCGCCGAAGTCCTCGATGGCCTGCCGCCCGACGAGCCCGCCGGCGGCGACAAGGAAGCACATATCGACGCACTCATCGGGCGCGCTCGCACCCTGCTTGGTGACAACCGCTACCGTTTTGTATTCGAGCTGGGCCTGAACCGCACCCTCGACGACATCCGCGCGGACCTGCGCGAATTCGGTGTCGAGTACGACGAATGGTATTCGGAGCACACGCTGTCCGAACGCGGGCTGGTGAACAAAGGCATCGAACGCCTGCGCGAGGCCGGCCACCTGTATGAGCACAACGGCGCGCTGTGGTTCCGCTCCACCACCTTTGGTGACGAGAAAGACCGCGTGATTCAGCGCGATAACGGTCAGACGACCTACTTTGCCTCCGACATCGCCTACCATCTCGACAAATTCGAGCGCGGTTTCGAGCGCGTGATCGACGTCTGGGGCGCCGATCACCACGGCTACATCCCACGGGTGAAGGCCGCGCTGAGCGCCATGGACCTCGACCCCGCCAGGCTCGACGTGCTGCTGGTGCAGTTCGCGATTCTCTATCGCGGTGGCGAGCGCGTGCAGATGTCCACGCGCTCCGGTTCCTTCGTCACGCTGCGCGAGTTGCGCGAGGAAGTTGGCAACGACGCTGCGCGCTTCTTCTACGTCATGCGCGCGTCCTCCCAGCATCTCGATTTCGACCTCGATCTCGCCAAGTCGCAGTCTTCCGACAACCCGGTGTACTACATCCAGTACGCGTACGCTCGTGTGTCCAGCGTCATGCGCCAGCTTGCCGAACGCGGGCTGAAACACGATCCGGCCAACGGCGCCATGCATCTGGAGCGCCTCGACACGGCGCACGAAGAGGCGTTGATCAACGCGCTGTCGCGCTATCCCGAATTAATCGAAACCGCCGCACAGGCCGCCGAACCGCATCAGGTTGCACAATTTCTGCGCGATCTCGCGCAGAATTTTCACACGTGGTACAACGCCGCACAGTTCATCGTCGAGGATGCAGATCTGCGCGACGCCCGTCTGAACCTGTGTCTTGCCACGCAACAGGTTCTGCGTAACGGCCTCACGCTGCTTGGCGTGAGCGCGCCCGAGACGATGTGA